TTTGCCTTTGGGTCAATTTAAGCAAATCGATACCGTTAAAGAAAAAACGATCCGCGGTTACTTTCCAGTTACTATTCGTTACTCCTAGTATGGCTTTAGCAATTAAACTTTTGCCAGAACCTGATTCACCAACGAGCCCACGAATCTCACCCTCATTTAATTTTAGATTCACATGATCGACTGCACGCAGCAAGCCTTGTGGTGTGATAAATTCAACAGTTAGATTTCGAATATCAAGTAGTGGCATAATTAATTCTCGATCCGTTTTGTTAGCATCATATGCACACCAAAATTAAGCATTTGAATAAAAAATATCGTGAGGATTATTACCAATCCTGACGAAAAAAATGGCCAATAATTAATTTGAATCATACCCAATGTTTGATTCATTCTCATGCCTATATCTGGTGTTATTAAATTATTACCAAACCCTAAAAATGTTAGAATGATTAATGCTAGGATGATGCTGCTAAATAGACCTACCAGTTCAGTCAAATAAGCTGGGAATATATTTGGTAAAATATAATAGTTCAAAATTTTCTTTACAGACAAACCATCTAAACGATGGGCTGTGATATATGTTTTTTGCCACTCTTGCATAATTTGGTTATGTATATTGTGGACAAATCGAGGCAAATAACAGATCCCAACGATAATTAAAATTGAATTAATACTATTGCTCCAAATAACAGCAACAACAATTGTACTTAATAACGGTGGAATAGAGATGATTAATTTAAAAACAATGACAACAGCTACTCTTAATGGTGGTATAAAAAATAGTAAATAATTGATTATTGCCCCTATTATTACTACATAGAATGTTGCTCGTAAAGTTAATACTAACGTTGTTTTATAGCTAACAAGTAGATAATTAAAGATATCGTTTCCAACGTTATCAGTCCCAAGAATATGATTAAGATCACCATTATTTTGCCAAGCAGGAGGTAAGTTTGGTATAAAAATGGGTTCTAGCTGAATATGAAATACCCATTTGATGGCTAAGCAAAGCAAAATAATCGCGACGATTCCATAGCAGCCAATGATCATATAAATATTATTATTAATAATTTTTTTTGTATTAAGCGCATATTTACTGATAGATCGCATAATATTATTCATACAATGTCCTTGATTGTAAAGGATAAACCAAGGATACCCCTACCTCACTTAATAGCGTCAATAAACTAATTAATGCTCCACAGCTAAAAATAGCGAACGCAATGATCAGATAATCATGCTGATGGTAAGCAGAGAAAATCCAAGTGCCAAGCCCTGAGCGATTCAGTAGGATTTCGACTGCCATCGTGGAAAAAAGCAAGGTGGTAATATTATAAGTTAGTTGAGGGACTGTTTTTGGAAGCGCATTGGGTAACAAATGACGCATCAATATTTTTACTGATGAGTTCTCTCTGATCCTTGCTACCTTGATATAGTTTTGGCTATTAGTCACACTAACTTGCTGACTGATTTGTTGTATTGTAATAATGCAGGGCTGAATCGCCAAAATTATTGTCGGTAAAAGTAAGTGCTTTATTTCAGCATATAACGTACTTAATCTATCTGTGTTATGAGTAACTAAAACATCTAATATTGACCGACTTTCTATCGTCGGTTGGTAATTACTTACTTTTATAAATATCCAATCATCGGAAAGTGAAAACATAACCAAAATCGCAATCCAAATAATAGGGCTAGCATAAAGAATAAGGCAAATAAATTTAATAAAATAGTTGATTGTAGAGTTATTGTTACTCAGTCCGACTAAAATTCCAACAGGAACACCGATAATTATTGCATAGAAAATAGCTAGAATGGCTAATTCAAAAGTGGGGAAGATAATTTGTGCCAACACGTCCCATAATGAGTAATCCAACCAAATAAATTGATTAAATAATAATCGCTGGTAAAAAATATAATAAGCTTGCCAAAAAGAAGTATTCTCAAAAATAGAATTGGGAGAATGATAGATAACAGTGACGGCGATGAGGGATAATAGTAAAAGAATTAGCAAAAAAGAGCATATCTTTTTTATTAGGTAAATAAGCATCACTCATCCCATCAATATTGATATCTAAATTTAGGCTGTATTTTGCAATAATTTAACGGCATGTCAACAGTAACTCTTTTAAATATATAAAGTTCTATACTATATCAATATAGAACTTTATAAAATCAATCACTAGTTATCGGATGAGTCAATATCCGATGAAACAGGTTTACTTGCATTAGAATACGCATGATTGTTTGCACTCAGCGCACCCGCATTACCTTTTCCCGCGTACTGATAACTTGATTCATCGCGAGAAATAATCACCGATGATGTGTTGATATCTAAATTTGGTGCTGGCGCTTTCATCATTACTGATGACGACGAGCCGATAAAATTAGATAGTGCAACAACTTTATCATTAGCTAGAGAAGCATCTTGTGCAACAGGCTTTGCTTTATTCGGTTTAGTTGGCGTAGCGGTTGCCTCTATAGCCGTAGTCACAACAATAACTGGTAAAAGCAATGACGGAATAGTCACTTTTACTAAATCAAGTTTATTTTCTGGTTCTGAAAAAGTATCATTAAATTGTTCTCTTTTTGCTACCCCATTTTCGTTCACGAGAGAGTAATCAATCGAGACTCTACCCAGAGCAAGCTCAGTAGAGTAAACCGCTAATGCTAATGGCATTGGCGAGACATTATGAGTGATATTTTTTACTTTTTTCCTACGCTGGTTGTTTAAACGCAAATGACGAGATGTTCTTCTTGGTCTGCGATTCGCTTGGTTTTCACTGCTACCCGTCTCATTATCATTTCTTACTATTACCGCTGATAAAACCGACGGAATAACGATGTTTTTAATCTCATTTTTACTCTCTTTCACAGCTTGGTTAGCTATAACAGGCAATGGAGAAGGAAGCTGCTGAGCCGTGTTGCCATTTGTTACTCGAACTTTCTTATCTAAATTTCGCTGTGCTCGTCTTGGTTTTGTTGGTGCTTTAGCCTGCGGTGTTGTTGCTTCAATACTTTCGTTAGCAACTGAAGTTATGACTTCTTCTGCTTTATTTTGTCTGGTATTTTTACGGCTATTCCTGTTGGTTTGTTCTCTCTCTTTTACATCACCATTTACAGTTTGATTTCGGCCAGAGTATTTGTCACGGCGATTGGTTCCAGAGCGTCGATTATTTTTTTCTTTTATTTCTTTACTACCATTCTCAGCTAGCTTAACTTGTGTTTTCTCCGCTGGCTGAATTGTTTTTTCTGAAAAAGTAAATAAACCACGTAGTTTTTTGGTTAATGAACGTAAAATGCCTGTCGATGGTGGTGCTTTCTCTTCAGTTTTGATTTTTGTTGATGAGGTGCTTAGTTCGACCTTAACACCAGATAGAATAGCTTCTTCTACCGCGTATTCAGTAATTTGTCCTTCTTCCTCTTCTTCTCTTTCTCGAATTAGCTTCGGCAAATTATAGCTTAATACATCTATTTCTTCGCCATTACGCTTACGGATAACCTTATAAAGAGGCGTTTCCATTTCGCTATCAGCAGCAATGACAATTTTAACATCAGGATAACTGCTTTCAATGCTTGTAATAGCTCGACGCTTTTCATTGAGTAAATAGCTAGCAATCGGAACTGGGACAATAACATCAATTTGAGCCGTGTTATCTTTCATGGCCTCTTCTTGAATTAACCGTAAAATTGATAAAGATAAAGAATTATTATCACGAACGGTTCCAGTGCCTTGACAGCGAGGACAAATATGATGAGTTGCTTCGCGTAGAGACGAACTTAATCTTTGACGAGACATTTCCAACAAGCCAAAACGTGAAATCCTTGCTGTTTGGATTCTAGCACGATCGCTTTTCATGGCTTCTTTCAGGCGATTCTCAACTTCACGTTGATTACGGATCGGAGTCATATCGATAAAATCGATCACAATTAAGCCACCAAGATCGCGCAAACGAAGCTGTCTTGCTATTTCTTCAGCCGCTTCTAGATTGGTATTAAACGCGGTCTCTTCAATATCGCTACCTTTAATTGATTTAGCTGAGTTAATATCAATCGCAGTTAGGGCTTCAGTTGTATCGATTACAATTGAGCCTCCAGATGGTAGCCTTACTTCACGTTGAAATGCGGATTCAATTTGGCCTTCAATTTGATAATGACTAAATAGTGAAATTTCGCCATCGTAAGGTTTTAGTCTATCTTGATATTCTACACGACCAAGATCTTCTAAACGTTTCTTGGCAATTTCTAGTATTTTTTTATTATCAATCCAAATTTCGCCCACATCATCACGTAGGTAATCGCGAAAAGCCCGTGTAATGACGTCGCTCTCTTTATGAATTAGGCTTGGCGCCGGGTGATTTTTTGCTTCAGTCTGAATTGCTTTCCAGTAGGTAATAAGCGCATCAAGATCTTGTTGTAACTCTTCTTGGTTTTTACCTACACCAGCAGTACGGGCAATAACCCCCATCCCTTTAGGTTTTTCTAATGCATCAATATTACGTTTTAAATCGGCTCGTTCTTCGCCCTCGATGCGTCTAGATACGCCGCCTGCTCTAGGATCATTTGGCATTAATACTAGGTAGCTACCTGCTAGGCTAATATAGGTTGTAAGAGCAGCACCTTTTTTACCACGAATTTCTTTTTCGATTTGAATTAAAACTTCTTGGCCTTCTTGTAAGTTTTTAATATTACGGCGACCAGAAATATCGCTGGGAAAATAGCTATCAGCGATCTCTTTTAACGGAAGGAATCCATCTCGTTCACCACCATAAGAAACAAAAGCAGCTTCTAAGCTAGGATTAATTTTGGTAATAGTGCCTTTATAAATATTGGCTTTCTTCTGCTCATGACCAAGACTTTCAATATCGAGATCGTATAAGCGTTGCCCATCAACAAGGGCAATACGCAGCTCTTCTTGCTGCGTAGCATTAATTAACATTCTTTTCATTGTTCTATGCTCTTTTAAATTCTAAAGCAGTAGAATATGACAAACGAAATAAGGAAAATTATTTTAATCGCACTATTCAAATATTTAATTTAAAGATTTATATAGAGTATTCATTATTTTATTTATATTATTACTTTCATTATATTATGTGAATACATCGCTCATTACATCGCGATACTAGCCAAGTATAATTGCCGAACCCAAAGCTAGTGTAGTTAAAATTTTATATATATTTGTTAGTTTTTTTGCAAATATACTATTTTGCAAACTAATATGTACTTCTTTTTAAAATAACGCTTAATCCAATTGATTATTCTACTTACTTATCATTGTTAATAAAATTCTTTTAAATCAATTTATTAGTTGTTTATAGTGTCTGATGCCATTGCTGCACAATAAATAAAAAAATTCCTCTATATTATTAACATTTAATTACAGGATAGCAAGTAAATTAAATTGGATGATTTTTAATCGCTCTAAATAGCGTAATTTTAGTCGCGATTTTCTTATAAGCTAATCGATTTACTTATTTAATAGCGTTTATCATCGAGTCATCAACGAATGCCTTTTTACTAAGTAAGGTTATTAGATAATCACTGCATGTTATTAAAACCTATGCTATGATAGCGCAGAATGAAAACTCTGAAGCAAGTAAACCTAAGTCATGGTGATAAGGTCTATTTGCCGCGATGTACTCGCCGGGCATAAATAGAAATGTGCATGTCTCCCGTTTTTTGGAAAGGTGTTTTTAAATGCAACAGCACTCAGGTGATACACTATTAGTTGATGGTTATCAGCGACGATTTGAATATTTACGTCTATCTTTAACTGAGCAATGTAATTTTCGTTGCCAATACTGCTTGCCTGATGGTTATCATCCTGACCGAACGAATCAATTTTTGGCCATGCCTGAAATTAAGCGTGTAATTAATGCATTTAGCGAGCTAGGTGTGAAGAAAGTCCGCTTAACTGGAGGTGAGCCAACTCTGCGTCGCGATTTCACCGATATTATTAGCTCAATTGCAGATTATTCCTCTATTAAAGAGATCGCATTAACGACTAATGGTTCTCGTCTATATCACAATATTGCTCAATGGAAAGATGCGGGACTTACTTCG
The genomic region above belongs to Orbaceae bacterium lpD02 and contains:
- a CDS encoding ABC transporter permease subunit; this encodes MNNIMRSISKYALNTKKIINNNIYMIIGCYGIVAIILLCLAIKWVFHIQLEPIFIPNLPPAWQNNGDLNHILGTDNVGNDIFNYLLVSYKTTLVLTLRATFYVVIIGAIINYLLFFIPPLRVAVVIVFKLIISIPPLLSTIVVAVIWSNSINSILIIVGICYLPRFVHNIHNQIMQEWQKTYITAHRLDGLSVKKILNYYILPNIFPAYLTELVGLFSSIILALIILTFLGFGNNLITPDIGMRMNQTLGMIQINYWPFFSSGLVIILTIFFIQMLNFGVHMMLTKRIEN
- a CDS encoding ABC transporter permease subunit — translated: MLIYLIKKICSFLLILLLLSLIAVTVIYHSPNSIFENTSFWQAYYIFYQRLLFNQFIWLDYSLWDVLAQIIFPTFELAILAIFYAIIIGVPVGILVGLSNNNSTINYFIKFICLILYASPIIWIAILVMFSLSDDWIFIKVSNYQPTIESRSILDVLVTHNTDRLSTLYAEIKHLLLPTIILAIQPCIITIQQISQQVSVTNSQNYIKVARIRENSSVKILMRHLLPNALPKTVPQLTYNITTLLFSTMAVEILLNRSGLGTWIFSAYHQHDYLIIAFAIFSCGALISLLTLLSEVGVSLVYPLQSRTLYE
- the rne gene encoding ribonuclease E, translated to MKRMLINATQQEELRIALVDGQRLYDLDIESLGHEQKKANIYKGTITKINPSLEAAFVSYGGERDGFLPLKEIADSYFPSDISGRRNIKNLQEGQEVLIQIEKEIRGKKGAALTTYISLAGSYLVLMPNDPRAGGVSRRIEGEERADLKRNIDALEKPKGMGVIARTAGVGKNQEELQQDLDALITYWKAIQTEAKNHPAPSLIHKESDVITRAFRDYLRDDVGEIWIDNKKILEIAKKRLEDLGRVEYQDRLKPYDGEISLFSHYQIEGQIESAFQREVRLPSGGSIVIDTTEALTAIDINSAKSIKGSDIEETAFNTNLEAAEEIARQLRLRDLGGLIVIDFIDMTPIRNQREVENRLKEAMKSDRARIQTARISRFGLLEMSRQRLSSSLREATHHICPRCQGTGTVRDNNSLSLSILRLIQEEAMKDNTAQIDVIVPVPIASYLLNEKRRAITSIESSYPDVKIVIAADSEMETPLYKVIRKRNGEEIDVLSYNLPKLIREREEEEEGQITEYAVEEAILSGVKVELSTSSTKIKTEEKAPPSTGILRSLTKKLRGLFTFSEKTIQPAEKTQVKLAENGSKEIKEKNNRRSGTNRRDKYSGRNQTVNGDVKEREQTNRNSRKNTRQNKAEEVITSVANESIEATTPQAKAPTKPRRAQRNLDKKVRVTNGNTAQQLPSPLPVIANQAVKESKNEIKNIVIPSVLSAVIVRNDNETGSSENQANRRPRRTSRHLRLNNQRRKKVKNITHNVSPMPLALAVYSTELALGRVSIDYSLVNENGVAKREQFNDTFSEPENKLDLVKVTIPSLLLPVIVVTTAIEATATPTKPNKAKPVAQDASLANDKVVALSNFIGSSSSVMMKAPAPNLDINTSSVIISRDESSYQYAGKGNAGALSANNHAYSNASKPVSSDIDSSDN